Proteins co-encoded in one Hypanus sabinus isolate sHypSab1 chromosome 6, sHypSab1.hap1, whole genome shotgun sequence genomic window:
- the LOC132395534 gene encoding uncharacterized protein LOC132395534, with protein sequence MRMYLNEKPNKSISEFARFTDEYALTHKTKFSSNKSYQKDRGNGRESPPAEPEIQLGAGGKNKEEERQDGRRGPGLTCFNCGKVGHIASKCLAPRKEVGKGKAAVPTGCIVVISKSTRKPQVDRIREGPEKYISEGTVSVKEGDTPVPVRIWRDTGAELSLIRSTVLDFGPETGEVALRGIGKGTEAASLHRIIINCELVSGPVEIGVRSEFPRTDVDLLLGNDLAGGDIWSAMELTSQPVSVEDPPLDSKTYPACAITRSMSRKAAKKETSIDLAETFLPTLYQEGLEGGKMENRKVKEGKGEEVDLPLARRKFIEARSKNEKQIRLLDGPGLGMDDLSGLTELFEEGEDSKGVPDNEMRAVLDEKDAITLKKSAGLADEIVSARGVEFTPEGSCPESNWEDQGNLELEMGTGIESLEEADVPFECVQDVNARGTEPSNGTQKNLEVFDSVEKECSPCGSDGLG encoded by the coding sequence ATgcggatgtatttgaacgagaagccgaataagtccatatccgaatttgctaggttcacagatgaatatgccctaacccacaagacaaagttttcttcgaataagagttaccaaaaagaccgtgggaatggtagagaaagcccgccggctgagccAGAGATCCAGCTGGGAGCTggtggtaaaaataaggaggaggagaggcaagatggcaggaggggtcctggcttgacctgttttaattgtggaaaggtgggtcatattgcatctaagtgccttgctccaaggaaggaggtaggaaaagggaaagcagcagtccctacaggatgtattgtggtgatcagtaaatcgacgagaaagccccaggtagacagaatacgagaggggcctgagaaatatatttcagaaggaaccgtttctgtgaaagagggagacacaccagttccagtgcggatttggagagacactggagctgagctgtcattgattcgcagtacggtactagattttggtcctgagactggagaggtagctttgagaggcataggaaaagggacagaagctgcgtctttgcataggatcattataaattgtgagctggtatctggaccagttgaaataggggtgcgatcagaattcccgagaactgacgtagatctccttctgggtaacgatttagctggtggtgacatttggtcggccatggagctgacgagccagcctgtaagtgttgaggacccgcccctagattccaagaccTATCCCGCAtgtgcgatcactcgcagcatgtcgagaaaggcagctaaGAAAGAgaccagtatcgatttggccgagacgtttttaccgaccctgtaccaagaggggttagagggtggtaaaatggagaataggaaagtgaaagagggtaagggagaggaggtagacctgcccttagccaggaggaaatttatagaggcacggagtaaaaatgagaaacagataaggctgttagacgGTCCAGGGTTGggcatggatgatctgtctggtttgacagaactgtttgaagaaggtgaagattctaaaggtgttcccgataatgaaatgagggcagtcctagatgaaaaggatgccattaccttgaagaagtctgctggatTGGCAGATGAgattgtttcagcccgcggggttgagtttactccggaagggagttgcccagagagtaactgggaggatcaggggaacttagaactTGAAATGGGTACGGGTAtcgaaagcctggaagaggcagatgtcccgtttgaatgtgttcaagatgtgaatgcacgtggtactgaacctagtaacggaacTCAGAAAAATTTAgaagtatttgattcagttgaaaaggaatgcagtccttgtgggtcagatggacttggttaa